The sequence below is a genomic window from Dyadobacter chenwenxiniae.
AGCCATTGAAGACGGCGCAACCGAAATTGTGCTCATCGCCTGCCACTCTCCGCTTTTATACCAACCCGAAGACATGAATTCCCGAAACCTGATTACCCTGATTGAGCGCGTAAGAGATATCACTGTGAATCAGATTGTTAACAGCAACATTGCCTGGGCGGAGTCTTTTGTAGACCGCTCCAATTTGCGTGGTAAGCCCATGAAGCTTACGGTTATCCGCCCTGCAGCACCTCTTTTTCTGGATCTGCAACATTTCAACTCCGAAGACATTTCCCGGCTTATTATAGAAGGTTACCGCGCGGGAATGCAGTCGATTATGGCAATGGCAGAAAAAGTGCAGAAATAAAAATAGTGTTTTATAAAAAAAAAGTCTGTCCCGGACCGGAACAGACTTTTTTGCTATATTAATAATGAGCTTAACCCACCATTAGTTAAAGATGTAGCGGATACCAATTTGTGCCTGCCAAACATCATTAATTGTTTGTGATTTCACAAATGCATCACGAACCAAAACAGGCTCACCATTCACAACCTGCGTTCCCATTCTGAATGAAGGAACGCCGTCCGCCGAAACGCTTGCGAAGTTAAGCGGGTTGGACTGTGTTGAGTTGGAAGATACAGTTACCTGGTTTCCTACGCCCCATTTGTTGTTGATCATGTTTCCGATATTGAAAACGTCAGCACGCAAACGGATAATGTTCTTCTTGTCTTTTGCTCCCACTTTTACATAAAAATCCTGTTCAAGTGTAAGATCGAAACGCGTCAACCAGGGATAGGCACCGCCATTGCGCTCTGTATACTGTCCTTTTTTCTCTGACAAATAAGGATGATTATCAATATATCTCTGGAACGCTTCTGTTTGCTGCTCTGGCGAGAAAGTGAAAGTTTTGCCGTTCACCGTAGTTGTCAAGGGCGCGAACGTGACTTCGGAAGCATTGCGGGGAACATAAAGCAAGTCGTTGTTCTGTCCGTCACCATTCATATCCGTTGAGCTGATGTAAGAGATCTTTGTGCCGCTGTTAGAAACACCACCCAATGTGATCATCGTTGCTCCACCTATTTTACCGCCGTATTCTTTGCGATAGGAAACATAGCCTACAAAACGGTGACGCAAGTCGTTACCTGACCATGCAAGGTCCAGATTATTTAAACCATTGATACCCGGCACATTACCTTCAACTGTACTCGATACAGAAGCCACATCTTTGGCCTGTCCGTAAGTGTAACCTACCATTCCGCCAAAGCCGCGTGTTGCCGCTTTTTCCAGTTTACCCGTGATGGAGTAAGAGTATCCTTTGTTCGTGTTTGTCAAAACATAAACATTAGAAACGTCCTTTCCATTAATCAGACGTGCTTCTGTTGCAGCGCCTCCCGAAAGTCCCGATGCAGGGAAACGGTCACGATTGTCAGGGCCAGCGAAGTCTGCGTTTGCAGAGCGAAGGTTCACGTCAATGTAGCGCAATGCATTGTAGTTTTTGTTAAAAATACCTTCAACAGTTGCAATTACACCCCAACCCAGTTGCTGATCGATACCAATGTTACTTTTCCAAACTTGTGGAAATTTCAAATCTTCGTCAGAAGCATTCACCTGATATCCTGTCAATTTTGCTGAATTTGTCGGGTTATATCTCGATGGATCCAGAGTAAACGGATAATTCACCGTATTGTTCACTCCGATCGTCGCCGAGTTCACACCATTGTTACCCAACTGATTGGAAATCAACACATAAGGAATTCTTGACAAGAATAAACCCGTTCCTCCGCGCACCTGCGTCATCCTGTTTCCTTTCACATCCCAGTTGAAACCGATACGTGGCGAGAAGTAAATACGCGATTTCGGAACATTACCCGTGTTCACCTTATAATTTTCACCTTTATCATCCTTAAATGTCAGTGCAGCCACATCAGCATTATAGTATTGCTTCGAAGTGTTCGGGATGGTGATATAATCTCCGCGAAGACCGGCTGTAACCTTGAAGTTCGGCGCAACCTGGATTTCGTCCTGAATGTAAAGACTGGCCGTTTGTGTTTTGAAAACCTGCCAAGGTGCCGCTCCGCCTGGAAGCAACGAATAACGATAATTGAAACGAACCAATGTATCAGGCGCAACCGTCAGATTAGGGTTTGCCAGATATGCATTCGCTGCATTCTTGAAATCCTGGATTGATTTGTACACATAAACACCATTGGAAGTCGGGAAGAACAAGTTGTTCGACTTAAAGTGCTCGTAAGAAGCGCCCAAAGTGAATGTATGTTTTCCGGCAAAATACGTCAGGTTATCCGTGATGTTGAATGTGGAGTAATCCAAACGGTTATTAGGTGTGAAAGGATCGGAACCAATGGTCGTGTAAGTCGATCCGTCTTTCTGGATTTCCACGGTTGGGAAAAGCGGCGCTTTGTACTTTCTGTCCTCGATCTGCTTGTTGAATGTACCGATCAGGTTGTTAGCGAATTTGCCTCCAAAGTTAGAGTTGAGTTCTGCTACGAAAGAGCGCGTGTTATCCTGGATAATGTAGCCTGTATTTTGAGGAGAAATTGCCGATAATGAGTTGGTACGGTTACCAAAACCGGCTGTGTTACTGCTATTGCTCTGGCTGATCAGCACGTCTGAATCAGAATCGTGGTGTGAGTAGCGCAATGTCAGTTTATGTGCGTCGCTGATGTTGTAGTCAATGCGCGCAAGGAATTTTTTACTCGTGTTTTCGTTATTGAAATTATCGATGGCACCGATATCATATTTGAATTTTTCTTTCATGAAAGCTCCAAGATCTTCCAGGTCCGCCGCTGTTGTGCGGGAAACGTTGCTTCCTGTCTGACCACGGTTCAAAACGAAATCCAGTGCAGGGCTCGAACGTTTTACGAATTCACCGTTGACAAAGAAGAAAAGCTTGTTCTTAACGATCGGGCCGCCCAAACGGAACCCAGTGGTCTTCTCATTAAATTCATTGATTCTAATGGTGTTACCATCAGCTTTGTCACCCGCAAGGTTTTTGTTTTTGAAAAAATGGAAAACCGAACCCGAGAATTCGTTTGTTCCTGAGCGCGTTACCGCGTTAATGCCAGCACCAGCAAAGCCGGATTGACGAATGTCATAAGGCGCAATGTTGATCTGCACCTCTTCAATCGCGTCCAGCGAGATCGCCGAAGAACCTGTCCGGCCACCGGCTGCTGCTTCGTTACCCAATCCAAAACCGTTGTTAAAAACCGAACCGTCAATGGTAAAGTTGTTATAACGGCTGTCCTGGCCTCCGAATGACCGGCCATTACCGTATGCATTATATTTAGTAATGTCGTTCAGCGTTCTTCCCAATGTTGGCAGGCTGGTTAGCAGGCCTTTATTGAATGTTGTAGCAGCTCCCGTACGATCGGAACTGAAAATGTCGCTTCCGGCGCCGGTTACAATCACTTCGCTTAGTTCGGTAGAACCGTCTTGTAAATCAAAATTTACGTTCGCGGCTGTTCCCAGGTTTGCAAAGATATTTTCCTGTGATTTATCGCTGAAACCAACGAAAGAAACTGTCACCGTGTATGGCCCGCCAACACGCACAGCAGGGATAGTGTAAAGTCCCTGATCATTGGTTACGGAACCGTATTTACTTCCGGATGGAACGTGAATGGCTACAACAGTTGCTCCCGGCAGCACCTCTCCTTTGCTGTCCGCCACACGACCCGTGATTGCTGATGAAGTGACCTGCGCCCGGACTTCGGGACTAAACAGGGATAATAAGAAGACAACCAGCGCTAAGCTCGCTGCCCTGAAAAGTAAACTTTTCCTGTTCATAAATTTGGTTGATTTGGTTTGTAATATTAGTAGCTTCATCAAGGCTGATGAGTAATATTTACCGTAAAATAAATTCTTTTTTATATCAATAACAAAATTGCAAATCCTACTAAAATACAATACTAATAAGCGTAACTGCCTGATTTGTTGGAATAATGCAGAATTCTGTAACAATACTTCAATATTTTTGACATTAACAAATTGTTAAGAAAGGGCCGGATGCGTCTCAGTGCTTTTAAACCGATTTCTGATGTCTTGACAAGTTTTTTTAACGACTTTTGCAATTCGTGATTTCAGCATATGAAATCACATATATAGTATTATTTCTACTAAGAAAAGAAACATTTAACAAGCGTTCTCATGCAACTCAATTATAAACAAATCGGTGACAGCGGAAGACCTCTGATCATCCTTCACGGCGTGTTTGGTTTCCTCGACAACTGGCTCACCATCGGCAAGACCATTTCCGAGCATGGCTTTAAAGTTTTTCTGGTAGACCAGCGTCACCACGGACGTTCCCCACAGAAAGGATCGCTGGATTTCCCAACATTAGCCGCGGATTTGAAAGAATTTTTAGACGAACATAAGATTACCGATCCTATCCTTATCGGACATTCTATGGGCGGAAAAACGGTGATGCAATATGCAGTGACCTATCCTGAAAGCATTAAAGAGCTCGTCATTGTGGATATCGGCCCAAAAGCGTACCCTATTCATCATAAAAAAATACTGGAAGGGCTGAATGCCATTCCCATTGATGAGATTGAAACCAGACACCAGGCAGACGAAGTCCTCAGCGAATATGAACCCTTATTAGCCGTGCGCCAGTTCTTATTGAAAAACCTGTATAGAAAAGACGAAGGCGGCTTTGGCTGGCGGTTCAATCTGCCCGTTCTGACATCGGATATGAGCAAAGTGGGATCGGAAATTGTAGCTAAACAAAAAATTGAAGCCCCCACCCTATTTATCAAGGGCGAGAACTCCAAATACATTGTTGACGAAGACTGGGAAGGAATACTGCAAATTTTTCCAAATGCACGGCTTGAAACCATTTCGGATGCAGGACACTGGGTGCAGGCCGAACAGCCGAAAGCTTTCGTTGCAGCGCTTTTAAAGTTCCTGGACGAAACTATCTGACATATTTAAGCCTGGGATTGTTACAGGGCATTATAATCAATTCCCTATCGGACATCTGAATTTCCCAGCTCGGGCAGTTCCCGCAATTAACAAGTGCGCATAAAGGGTTTGCAGGAAGCGCTATCTCCGGTTTCACAGCCGTGACCGTTCCATTGATAATAAGTGTTCCGGGTGCACAGCAGGCAGGCTTGCCGTCCGTTTCCAGGATCACGCCGTCGGACCGGAAGATCAGTGTATCTGCTTTGGTGGGGTCGATGGGTTCCCAAACGCTTTTCTTGCCGTCGATTGCATTTTTTTCAATTGCCGCCAAATACCATTTGCCCTGAATGGTTACAAAACTGGCGGTGTTTAAAGCATCCATCGTGTCTTTTTTGCATGACAGCATCAGGACGATACAGAAGGGTATGTATAGTAACCGTTTCATTGTTTTTAACTTTGTTCTTACCTATATGATACAAATGGTGGGAAGAAGGTTGGAAGAAAATTTAAATTTCACATTACATTATGAATCAGTCCCATACGAAGCTTTACCTTATTCCTACGGTTCTTGCAGATGATACTCAGCAACAAGTGCTAAGCCCTCAGATCCTTAGCACGATCCAAAAACTGAATGTATTTTTTGTAGAAAATATCCGGACTGCTAGGCGCTTCATCAGCAGCCTCAAACTCGGGAAAGTCATTGATGAAATTACCTTCATTGAGCTACACAAGGATACGCCGGAGCATATGACAATGGAGCATTTGCGAAAGCTTACCGAGGATGCAGGCGTACTTTCGGAAGCAGGCTGTCCCGGCGTCGCGGACCCTGGTGCCGTAGCGGTTGGCATTGCGCACAGGCTGGGCATTCGGGTTGTGCCATTGGTAGGGCCCTCGTCCATTTTGCTGGCGTTGATGTCGTCCGGGCTGAGCGGGCAGTCTTTTGCTTTTCACGGTTACTTGCCTATTGACAAGGCGGAACGAAAAAAAGCTTTGCAGCAACTGGAGCGCGACGCGCGGCAGAGCGGTCAAACGCAGATTTTCATGGAAACACCTTTTCGCAATAATGCCTTTTTTGATGCTATTCTCGAAAGCTGTGCAACGGATACAATGCTCTGCATTGCTGCGAATGTGACGGCTGAGGATGAGTTCATTAAAACAATGTCTGTCAAAAACTGGAAGGCTAACAAACCCGACCTGCACAAGAAACCGACGATATTTCTGATCGGGTAATAATTAAAAAGTTGTACAATCTTTCCAACCATCCAATAGTTGAACTGCTCTTATGGATAATTTAGAACAATAACTCAACTAAAAACTTTACTTCGCC
It includes:
- a CDS encoding TonB-dependent receptor — protein: MNRKSLLFRAASLALVVFLLSLFSPEVRAQVTSSAITGRVADSKGEVLPGATVVAIHVPSGSKYGSVTNDQGLYTIPAVRVGGPYTVTVSFVGFSDKSQENIFANLGTAANVNFDLQDGSTELSEVIVTGAGSDIFSSDRTGAATTFNKGLLTSLPTLGRTLNDITKYNAYGNGRSFGGQDSRYNNFTIDGSVFNNGFGLGNEAAAGGRTGSSAISLDAIEEVQINIAPYDIRQSGFAGAGINAVTRSGTNEFSGSVFHFFKNKNLAGDKADGNTIRINEFNEKTTGFRLGGPIVKNKLFFFVNGEFVKRSSPALDFVLNRGQTGSNVSRTTAADLEDLGAFMKEKFKYDIGAIDNFNNENTSKKFLARIDYNISDAHKLTLRYSHHDSDSDVLISQSNSSNTAGFGNRTNSLSAISPQNTGYIIQDNTRSFVAELNSNFGGKFANNLIGTFNKQIEDRKYKAPLFPTVEIQKDGSTYTTIGSDPFTPNNRLDYSTFNITDNLTYFAGKHTFTLGASYEHFKSNNLFFPTSNGVYVYKSIQDFKNAANAYLANPNLTVAPDTLVRFNYRYSLLPGGAAPWQVFKTQTASLYIQDEIQVAPNFKVTAGLRGDYITIPNTSKQYYNADVAALTFKDDKGENYKVNTGNVPKSRIYFSPRIGFNWDVKGNRMTQVRGGTGLFLSRIPYVLISNQLGNNGVNSATIGVNNTVNYPFTLDPSRYNPTNSAKLTGYQVNASDEDLKFPQVWKSNIGIDQQLGWGVIATVEGIFNKNYNALRYIDVNLRSANADFAGPDNRDRFPASGLSGGAATEARLINGKDVSNVYVLTNTNKGYSYSITGKLEKAATRGFGGMVGYTYGQAKDVASVSSTVEGNVPGINGLNNLDLAWSGNDLRHRFVGYVSYRKEYGGKIGGATMITLGGVSNSGTKISYISSTDMNGDGQNNDLLYVPRNASEVTFAPLTTTVNGKTFTFSPEQQTEAFQRYIDNHPYLSEKKGQYTERNGGAYPWLTRFDLTLEQDFYVKVGAKDKKNIIRLRADVFNIGNMINNKWGVGNQVTVSSNSTQSNPLNFASVSADGVPSFRMGTQVVNGEPVLVRDAFVKSQTINDVWQAQIGIRYIFN
- a CDS encoding alpha/beta fold hydrolase, which gives rise to MQLNYKQIGDSGRPLIILHGVFGFLDNWLTIGKTISEHGFKVFLVDQRHHGRSPQKGSLDFPTLAADLKEFLDEHKITDPILIGHSMGGKTVMQYAVTYPESIKELVIVDIGPKAYPIHHKKILEGLNAIPIDEIETRHQADEVLSEYEPLLAVRQFLLKNLYRKDEGGFGWRFNLPVLTSDMSKVGSEIVAKQKIEAPTLFIKGENSKYIVDEDWEGILQIFPNARLETISDAGHWVQAEQPKAFVAALLKFLDETI
- a CDS encoding SAM-dependent methyltransferase, which produces MNQSHTKLYLIPTVLADDTQQQVLSPQILSTIQKLNVFFVENIRTARRFISSLKLGKVIDEITFIELHKDTPEHMTMEHLRKLTEDAGVLSEAGCPGVADPGAVAVGIAHRLGIRVVPLVGPSSILLALMSSGLSGQSFAFHGYLPIDKAERKKALQQLERDARQSGQTQIFMETPFRNNAFFDAILESCATDTMLCIAANVTAEDEFIKTMSVKNWKANKPDLHKKPTIFLIG